One genomic segment of Helianthus annuus cultivar XRQ/B chromosome 14, HanXRQr2.0-SUNRISE, whole genome shotgun sequence includes these proteins:
- the LOC110906333 gene encoding uncharacterized protein LOC110906333, with protein MVERENIQTPIYYISKMLTGPETRYSMIEKLVLALVHASRRLRRYFSGHVITVLTNYHLGQILSKPDIAGRLAKWAIELGGYNIFYRPRPAIKGQVLADFATEVPVDKIQECKAIQNPTPVFDDRVWTLHTEGASNDDGAGAGLRLVSPDNHELTYAIRLDFQSTNNEAEYEAFLAGLRLALKMGAKNLEANVDSKLVAEQVNGRYDAKGEAMALYLEQARMVINQFQTFKVNHINRSENKHADALSKLAATSFKHLAKEVRIEVLSNPSIHLKQASVIEMGNPSWMSPIILYLQHGKLPEGKAEARKIQHKAINYEMADGVLYRKSFMGPLLRCVDKTDAQYLVREIHEGLCGIHAGPRMVVAKIMSAGYYWPGMHMDAVDVLRRFGLPLRIISDNGTNFAAEDLQKWFKEMNIEHNFASVAHPQANGQVESINKQIVDGIKARLGTARRGWVDELPSILWAHRTMPKTSTEETPFSLVYGSEAVIPAEIGLPSPRMLAMEKQDNEQERRLDLDLLEERRENAAIAEARYKSNLEKYYNARVRICTFVPGDFVLRDNEASNAEKPGKLAPRWEGPYVINEVLGKGAYTLKRVDGTLVPRTWNVQQLRRCYM; from the exons ATGGTAGAACGGGAAAATATCCAGACCCcaatctactacatcagcaaaatgctcaccgGCCCTGAAACTCGTTACTCAATGATAGAAAAGCTGGTTCTAGCGCTAGTACACGCATCCAGACGTTTGCGCAGGTATTTTTCAGGCCATGTCATCACAGTACTGACAAATTATCATTTGGGCCAAATCTTGTCAAAACCCGACATAGCGGGGAGATTAGCTAAATGGGCCATCGAGCTAGGAGGCTACAACATTTTTTACAGACCAAGACCAGCAATCAAAGGGCAAGTCCTAGCGGACTTCGCCACTGAAGTTCCCGTTGATAAAATACAAGAATGTAAGGCAATCCAGAACCCAACGCCTGTTTTCGACGACAGAGTCTGGACCTTACACACCGAAGGTGCTTCCAACGACGACGGAGCAGGAGCAGGTCTCCGATTAGTCAGCCCGGATAATCACGAACTCACATATGCCATACGCTTAGATTTCCAAAGTACCAACAATGAAGCAGAATACGAAGCATTTTTAGCAGGTCTTCGTCTAGCACTCAAGATGGGGGCAAAAAACCTTGAAGCTAACGTCGACTCAAAACTAGTAGCTGAACAAGTTAACGGTCGCTATGACGCGAAAGGCGAGGCTATGGCGTTGTACCTTGAACAAGCACGGATGGTAATCAATCAATTTCAgacattcaaagtcaatcacataaacagaagcgagaacaaaCATGCTGACGCGCTAAGCAAGTTAGCCGCTACTAGCTTTAAACACTTAGCAAAAGAAGTGCGCATAGAGGTACTATCCAATCCTTCCATTCACCTGAAGCAAGCAAGCGTCATAGAGATGGGAAATCCGTCCTGGATGTCTCCAATTATTTTGTACCTTCAACACGGGAAACTCCCGGAAGGAAAAGCAGAAGCCCGAAAAATACAACACAAGGCAATAAACTACGAGATGGCGGATGGTGTCCTTTATCGGAAATCATTCATGGGTCCATTACTACGTTGTGTTGATAAAACGGACGCTCAGTATCTGGTCAGAGAGATCCACGAGGGATTATGCGGGATACACGCAGGACCGcgcatggtcgtggcaaaaataatgagcgccggatactactggccaggaATGCACATGGACGCAGTTGATGTATTACGAAG ATTTGGGTTGCCATTGCGCATTATTTCTGACAATGGTACAAACTTTGCCGCGGAAGACcttcaaaaatggttcaaagaaatgaaCATTGAGCACAACTTCGCCTCCGTcgcgcatcctcaagcgaatggtcAGGTAGAAAGCATAAACAAACAAATCGTTGACGGAATAAAAGCGCGACTCGGGACAGCGCGCAGAGGATGGGTTGACGAACTTCCCAGCATCCTCTGGGCGCATCGAACAATGCCAAAGACTAGCACCGAAGAAACCCCGTTCAGTCTAGTCTATGGGTCAGAGGCTGTCATTCCAGCTGAAATAGGCCTACCTTCACCGCGCATGTTGGCTATGGAGAAACAGGACAATGAACAAGAACGGAGGCTGGATTTAGATCTtctggaagaaaggcgcgagaacgcgGCCATAGCAGAAGCAAGGTACAAATCCAATCTAGAAAAATATTACAACGCGCGTGTGCGTATTTGCACCTTTGTCCCCGGAGATTTTGTCTTGCGCGACAACGAGGCTTCAAACGCCGAAAAACCCGGCAAATTAGCGCCAAGGTGGGAAGGACCGTATGTCATTAACGAAGTCTTGGGCAAGGGGGCATATACCCTAAAAAGGGTCGATGGGACTCTAGTTCCCCGCACCTGGAACGTACAACAGTTGCGCAGGTGTTACATGTGA
- the LOC110906332 gene encoding uncharacterized protein LOC110906332: MVERENIQTPIYYISKMLTGPETRYSMIEKLVLALVHASRRLRRYFSGHVITVLTNYHLGQILSKPDIAGRLAKWAIELGGYNIFYRPRPAIKGQVLADFATEVPVDKIQECKAIQNPTPVFDDRVWTLHTEGASNDDGAGAGLRLVSPDNHELTYAIRLDFQSTNNEAEYEAFLAGLRLALKMGTKNLEANVDSKLVAEQVNGRYDAKGEAMALYLEQAWMVINQFQTFKVNHINRSENKHADALSKLAATSFKHLAKEVRIEVLSNPSIHLKQASVIEMGNPSWMSPIILYLQHGKLPEGKAEARKIQHKAINYEMADGVLYRKSFMGPLLRCVDKTDAQYLVREIHEGLCGIHAGPRMVVAKIMSAGYYWPGMHMDAVDVLRRFGLPLRIISDNGTNFAAEDLQKWFKEMNIEHNFASVAHPQANGQVESINKQIVDEIKARLGTARRGWVDELPSILWAHRTMPKTSTEETPFSLVYGSEAVIPAEIGLPSPRMLAMEKQDNEQERRLDLDLLEERRENAAIAEARYKSNLEKYYNARVRICTFVPGDFVLRDNEASNAEKPGKLAPRWEGPYVINEVLGKGAYTLKRVDGTLVPRTWNVQQLRRCYM; the protein is encoded by the exons ATGGTAGAACGGGAAAATATCCAGACCCcaatctactacatcagcaaaatgctcaccgGCCCTGAAACTCGTTACTCAATGATAGAAAAGCTGGTTCTAGCGCTAGTACACGCATCCAGACGTTTGCGCAGGTATTTTTCAGGCCATGTCATCACAGTACTGACAAATTATCATTTGGGCCAAATCTTGTCAAAACCCGACATAGCGGGGAGATTAGCTAAATGGGCCATCGAGCTAGGAGGCTACAACATTTTTTATAGACCAAGACCAGCAATCAAAGGGCAAGTCCTAGCGGACTTCGCCACTGAAGTTCCCGTTGATAAAATACAAGAATGTAAGGCAATCCAGAACCCAACGCCTGTTTTCGACGACAGAGTCTGGACCTTACACACCGAAGGTGCTTCCAACGACGACGGAGCAGGAGCAGGTCTCCGATTAGTCAGCCCGGATAATCACGAACTCACATATGCCATACGCTTAGATTTCCAAAGTACCAACAATGAAGCAGAATACGAAGCATTTTTAGCAGGTCTTCGTCTAGCACTCAAGATGGGAACAAAAAACCTTGAAGCTAACGTCGACTCAAAACTAGTAGCTGAACAAGTTAACGGTCGCTATGACGCGAAAGGCGAGGCTATGGCGTTGTACCTTGAACAAGCATGGATGGTAATCAATCAATTTCAgacattcaaagtcaatcacataaacagaagcgagaacaaaCATGCTGACGCGCTAAGCAAGTTAGCCGCTACTAGCTTTAAACACTTAGCAAAAGAAGTGCGCATAGAGGTACTATCCAATCCTTCCATTCACCTGAAGCAAGCAAGCGTCATAGAGATGGGAAATCCGTCCTGGATGTCTCCAATTATTTTGTACCTTCAACACGGGAAACTCCCGGAAGGAAAAGCAGAAGCCCGAAAAATACAACACAAGGCAATAAACTACGAGATGGCGGATGGTGTCCTTTATCGGAAATCATTCATGGGTCCATTACTACGTTGTGTTGATAAAACGGACGCTCAGTATCTGGTCAGAGAGATCCACGAGGGATTATGCGGGATACACGCAGGACCGcgcatggtcgtggcaaaaataatgagcgccggatactactggccaggaATGCACATGGACGCAGTTGATGTATTACGAAG ATTTGGGTTGCCATTGCGCATTATTTCTGACAATGGTACAAACTTTGCCGCGGAAGACcttcaaaaatggttcaaagaaatgaaCATTGAGCACAACTTCGCCTCCGTcgcgcatcctcaagcgaatggtcAGGTAGAAAGCATAAACAAACAAATCGTTGACGAAATAAAAGCGCGACTCGGGACAGCGCGCAGAGGATGGGTTGACGAACTTCCCAGCATCCTCTGGGCGCATCGAACAATGCCAAAGACTAGCACCGAAGAAACCCCGTTCAGTCTAGTCTATGGGTCAGAGGCTGTCATTCCAGCTGAAATAGGCCTACCTTCACCGCGCATGTTGGCTATGGAGAAACAGGACAATGAACAAGAACGGAGGCTGGATTTAGATCTtctggaagaaaggcgcgagaacgcgGCCATAGCAGAAGCAAGGTACAAATCCAATCTAGAAAAATATTACAACGCGCGTGTGCGTATTTGCACCTTTGTCCCCGGAGATTTTGTCTTGCGCGACAACGAGGCTTCAAACGCCGAAAAACCCGGCAAATTAGCGCCAAGGTGGGAAGGACCGTATGTCATTAACGAAGTCTTGGGCAAGGGGGCATATACCCTAAAAAGGGTCGATGGGACTCTAGTTCCCCGCACCTGGAACGTACAACAGTTGCGCAGGTGTTACATGTGA
- the LOC110907963 gene encoding probable serine/threonine-protein kinase PBL21: protein MTCFSCLKYHSEDVNNCDGGHGKGRRTYKDVTVTDSMRGKGAALSNQRANVARSFTFRELAASTQNFRAANLIGEGGFGSVYKGRLESGKLVAVKKLNLNGSQGNQEFIVEVLMLSLLRHSNLVTLIGYCTDGDQRLLVYEYMPLGSLESHLFDLEPYQEPLDWQTRLKIAVGAARGLEYLHCKANPPVIYRDLKSSNILLDRDFNPKLSDFGLAKLGPVGDHTHVSTRVMGTYGYCAPDYAMSGKLTIKSDIYSFGVVLLELITGRKAIDMSKKAGEQNLVSWARPFLKDRKKFVQLADPLLQDRFPARCMHHAVAITAMCLQEQANFRPLIGDIVVALEYLASQAEFSENSHPSPSKIDNDHIAPAR, encoded by the exons ATGACTTGTTTTTCTTGCTTGAAATATCACTCTGAAGATGTTAACAACTGTGATG GTGGTCATGGAAAGGGAAGGAGGACATACAAGGATGTTACTGTTACTG ATTCTATGAGAGGAAAAGGTGCTGCATTGTCTAATCAGAGGGCTAATGTGGCTAGAAGCTTTACTTTTCGTGAGCTTGCTGCATCCACACAGAACTTCCGCGCTGCAAATTTAATCGGAGAAGGCGGATTTGGAAGTGTTTATAAGGGCCGTTTGGAATCCGGAAAG CTAGTAGCCGTAAAAAAGCTTAACTTGAATGGATCTCAAGGGAACCAAGAATTCATAGTGGAGGTTCTTATGTTAAGTCTTCTTCGCCACTCAAACCTTGTCACATTGATCGGTTACTGCACAGATGGCGACCAGAGACTTTTGGTTTATGAGTATATGCCACTCGGTAGCCTCGAAAGTCATCTTTTCG atctAGAGCCTTACCAGGAGCCGTTGGATTGGCAAACAAGACTAAAGATTGCGGTCGGTGCAGCTCGCGGTCTTGAATATCTACACTGCAAAGCAAACCCGCCCGTAATTTATCGTGATTTGAAATCATCAAACATATTATTGGACCGTGACTTCAATCCAAAGCTTTCGGACTTTGGGCTTGCTAAATTGGGCCCTGTAGGTGACCACACCCATGTGTCAACTCGAGTTATGGGTACATATGGTTACTGTGCTCCCGATTATGCAATGAGCGGTAAACTTACTATAAAGTCTGATATTTACAGCTTTGGTGTTGTGCTGCTTGAGCTCATTACCGGTCGTAAAGCAATTGATATGAGTAAAAAAGCTGGAGAACAGAATTTAGTTTCATGG GCGCGCCCGTTTTTGAAAGACAGGAAGAAGTTTGTTCAGTTAGCTGATCCGTTACTGCAAGATCGGTTCCCAGCGCGTTGTATGCACCATGCGGTTGCCATAACTGCAATGTGTCTTCAAGAGCAAGCAAACTTCCGTCCATTGATTGGTGATATTGTTGTTGCTCTCGAGTACTTAGCATCTCAAGCTGAATTTTCTGAAAATTCTCACCCATCACCCTCAAAGATAGATAATGACCATATTGCCCCTGCAAGATGA
- the LOC110906334 gene encoding uncharacterized protein LOC110906334 encodes MKEQVLELLNAGIIREVRYQTWVASPVMVKKPNGSWRMCVDYKDLNKACPRDCYALPDIDEKIDYLATFRWKCFLDCYKGYHQVQMAVQDEDKTAFRTPTGLYCYTKMPFGLKNAGATYQRLMNETFSDVIGKYIEVYMDDLVIMSKEESMMLANIQKTFNTLRSVSIKLNPAKCSFGMEEGKFLGFIVTKDGFKVNPEKVQAIERMPSPSNIKDMQKLTGRLAALNRFLANHAAKSFPFIKTLRNCMKKSQFQWTPEAESAFREMKDCLIKLPILTAPNKGEPLVLYLSASDKAVGAVLLVDRQGTQTPVYYVSRTLTDLETRYAIMEKLVLALIHASRRLRRYFANHVIHVLTNYNIGNILARPEVSGRLAKWAIELGGHNVVFRPRPSIKGQVLADFMTEVPGDKERECKAMEKAEKKQTEEPWLLYTDGASNEDGAGAGLRLVSPDKHEFTYAIRLDFKSTNNEAEHEAFLAGLRLAIKMGVRHIEAHVDSMLVAGQINGQYEAKGDVMALYLSQAKTLLQTFYSYKVHHINRSENKPADALSKLASTSFQHLAKDVRIEVLSNPSVPLREVSVIQTGTTSWMTPIIMYLQSGILPENKAEARKIQYKAEHYQMADGILYRKSYLGPLLRRVDADDANYLIRKVHEGICGIHAGPRMVVAKVMNAGYYWPGMHLDAVKELRKCSGCQRHAPKTMRPKNEIVLVTTAWPFQQWGIDMVGPFPEAPGAVKFIIVAVDYFTKWVEAKALASTTSAVVKRFIWEQIICRFGLPLRIITDNGTNFAADDLERWFKELHIEHTFSSVAHPQGNGQVEAVNKSIVDGIKPRLGEKRRGWVDELPSILWAYRTMPKTSNEKPGKLAPKWEGPYIIDAVLGKGAYKLRTINNKEVPRTWNAQQLRKCYM; translated from the exons CTGGCAACATTCAGGTGGAAATGCTTTCTTGATTGTTACAAGGGGTATCACCAGGTTCAAATGGCTGTCCAAGATGAGGataaaactgctttccgcacgccAACGGGGTTGTACTGTTATACCAAGATGCCTTTCGGATTAAAGAATGCGGGTGCGACGTACCAAAGATTGATGAACGAAACGTTCAGTGATGTTATCGGCAAGTACATAGAAGTGTACATGGATGATCTGGTGATTATGAGCAAGGAAGAGAGCATGATGCTGGCGAACATCCAGAAAACTTTCAacacgctgcgcagcgtgagTATCAAGCTGAACCCAGCAAAATGCTCATTCGGTATGGAGGAAGGAAAGTTCTTAGGCTTCATCGTCACAAAAGATGGCTTTAAGGTGAATCCGGAAAAAGTCCAAGCCATAGAAAGGATGCCTTCACCATCAAACATCAAAGACATGCAAAAGTTAACAGGACGACTAGCCGCGCTCAATCGTTTCCTAGCTAATCATGCTGCAAAATCTTTTCCGTTCATCAAAACCTTGCGTAATTGTATGAAGAAAAGCCAGTTTCagtggactccggaagcagagagcgcgttccgcgagatgaaagactgTCTCATCAAACTGCCAATATtaaccgcaccaaacaaaggTGAACCTTTGGTACTCTACCTATCAGCTTCCGATAAGGCGGTCGGAGCAGTCTTACTCGTCGATCGTCAAGGGACTCAGACACCAGTTTACTACGTGTCACGAACCTTGACCGACCTAGAAACCCGATATGCAATCATGGAAAAGTTAGTCCTTGCACTGATTCACGCTTCAAGACGGCTGCGCAGATACTTTGCCAATCACGTCATCCACGTGCTAACAAACTACAACATCGGCAACATCCTTGCGAGGCCAGAAGTATCAGGAAGGCTAGCCAAATGGGCAATAGAACTAGGAGGTCACAACGTGGTTTTCAGACCACGACCATCAATCAAAGGCCAAGTCTTGGCAGATTTTATGACCGAAGTCCCGGGTGACAAAGAAAGAGAATGTAAAGCAATGGAAAAAGCTGAGAAAAAGCAAACAGAAGAGCCATGGTTGTTATACACCGACGGAGCGTCCAACGAAGACGGAGCAGGCGCAGGGCTAAGGCTGGTAAGCCCCGATAAACATGAATTCACGTACGCCATACGCCTGGATtttaaaagcacaaacaacgaagcAGAGCACGAAGCTTTCCTGGCTGGCTTACGATTGGCAATCAAAATGGGGGTCCGACACATCGAAGCGCATGTGGACTCCATGCTGGTAGCAGGGCAAATTAACGGCCAATACGAAGCCAAAGGGGATGTCATGGCACTCTACCTCAGCCAAGCAAAAACATTGCTACAAACCTTCTACTCTTACAAGGTACAccacataaacagaagcgagaacaagcCGGCAGACGCGTTGAGTAAGCTCGCATCAACAAGTTTCCAGCACCTAGCAAAGGATGTGCGCATAGAGGTTTTGAGCAACCCATCCGTTCCACTCAGAGAAGTAAGTGTTATCCAGACAGGaacaacatcctggatgacaccgATAATCATGTACTTGCAGTCAGGGATACTTCCCGAAAACAAAGCCGAGGCGCGAAAGATCCAATACAAAGCAGAACACTATCAGATGGCAGATGGGATACTGTACCGAAAGTCGTATCTCGGCCCGCTGCTGAGGCGCGTTGACGCCGACGACGCAAACTACCTAATCCGGAAAGTTCATGAAGGAATTTGTGGTATTCATGCCGGGCCTCGAATGGTGGTGGCAAAAGTGATGAATGCTGGAtactactggcccgggatgcatctGGATGCCGTGAAAGAGTTGAGGAAGTGCAGTGGCTGTCAGAGACATGCGCCCAAAACCATGCGCCCCAAAAATGAAATAGTACtagtcacaaccgcatggccttttcaacaatggggcatagacatggtaggTCCTTTCCCGGAAGCACCAGGGGCGGTCAAATTCATAATAGTCGCCGTCgactatttcaccaaatgggtggaGGCGAAAGCACTTGCATCAACCACATCGGCAGTCGTCAAGCgattcatatgggaacaaatcatatgccgcTTTGGCCTACCTCTCAGAATCATCACCGATAACGGAACTAACTTCGCAGCAGACGacctcgaacgatggttcaaagaaTTACACATCGAACACACCTTCTCTTCGGTTgcgcacccgcaagggaacggtcaAGTAGAGGCAGTCAATAAGAGTATCGTTGATGGTATCAAACCGAGGTTAGGCGAGAAGAGAAGAGGCTGGGTGGACGAACTGCCCAGCATACTGTGGGCCTATAGGACAATGCCAAAGACAAGCAACG AAAAGCCCGGAAAGCtagcccccaagtgggaaggcccATATATCATCGATGCAGTACTCGGCAAAGGAGCTTATAAATTGCGCACCATCAACAACAAGGAGGTTCCGCGAACCTGGAACGCTCAGCAACTTAGGAAGTGCTACATGTAA